The sequence CAAAACCATGTTAAGTTAAATGGTTTTTCATAATGAAGTTTTACCTCCAATCATGTTGAAATTGTTCAATCCAACATCTGTGCCATTCAAGATTCCCAAACAAGCATTGCCCTTTGACTGAAAGTGCATAAAAAATCTGAACTTACAGTTGCTAAGCAGAAACAGGAAATGTAATATGCAACAATAAGTTTGAAATTCTTACTGAGATTATGAGATATGATTCAGGGTTGATTTCAAATTGAGCTTTAGATCTCCAACCATTGGCAAAGCTGAATGTTAAATTCTTGAAGTAGCTTCGGACTTCACGAGTAGTCTTGAAAGGTTTCTTGCCTTTCCAGCAGAATGGAAGGGTACGGTCGTCGGTTGCTTCTTTTAACGAGTTCTTGgttatttctttctttatctAGAAACCCATATCACACATGAAGACACCATCAGCGAAGAGTAAGTTCAGAAGATACTTTTCAAAAAACAAATGAATAGTTCAAAATGAAAATGATGTGTTATCAGTTTCTTGGGCTTAAGTAAAGGTATTTTAAGGAAATCAAACTGGAGAAATCTTCAGAACTAGCTCACCAAAGAAAGGAGAGTGTGGTAAATCTGAGAATCGAAGTATGTGTAAGAACTCCCACTGTCGAAAATTACGTTAAGATTCTTGAACCCTGTGCTTTTCCCACCAAAAAGAAGTTCTGCCAATCCAGCTGAATAATACTTTCTGTCAAATACATATAAATTGATATGTATGAGAACTGAAACAACTTTTTTCGATATGAAATGTGGACGAAAGCATTTAGGTAGCACTCACGTGTGATCAAGGGACATTGGTGTCCATGTAACTCGTGAATAATCATAAGCATCTTCTCCAAAGAAAAGAAACCCACCTTTTCCACTTAGACAGTGGCCAACAACATTTTTCACGACTCCCTGATCACGAAGCTGTGACAGAACGCTTGATTTTCCTCTTCCAAGGCCGAGCACTCCATCTAAGGGGTGATCGGATGATCCTGATAACTGATCATATCCACACCTGATATTACATTCTGAATCTGATAAATGCTTCATATTGACATAGAAATGCAGAGGTTGAAGCCTCATCAAGGAAAGGTTTTGAGAAAGACTACCGACCCAAGAGTTAGACGAGGACTCATTTGTGTTCCAGACGTGAGATTGAGGGTGAAGAAATCATTGACAAGAACACCAAGGGATGAACCTCCATCTGCATACTCAACCTCGTAATCACATTGCTCTGGAGTGTCGCATTTATAATCACTTGAGTGCAAAGATGCGCAAAGAGGGTCTTTACAGATAACAAGATCGTTGCTAGGTCGGTATAGTGGGTGAAATCCCTACCGGAAGAGCACTAAGGATGAGAAATTCATCTTCATAGCAAAATCATCAAACGGTCATTTTGAAAGTATATGCAAGGCCGAGAAAGAAGACAACATGTGAACAATTTCTCTTGAATCATGAATCGCCAGATCATTGCAATGTCTCTACCTTAAAAGTTTCTACAACTCCAAATGTTCGGTGACAATTAGTTTTCACTCATAGTTATAGTAGCATCAAGCGATGGCCAGTGCATAAAAGTTAACTAGAATGTAACTCAAAATATTTAAACCACATATCAGTTTAAGCATTCTATTTCAATCACTTCATCATAAAGACAGCAACACAAAACGTTAAAAGTAATTAATACTTAAACACACACAACAATCCGACCCCCCACAATTGTTCTCGCAACTCGTAGGAACTGAATTTCTGACTATAAACTTAGATACAAATTATAGAACCAAGTCATTAAATCAATAGCAACTCATGAGAATTGAACACGGGACTATAAACTTTCATACAGATCATAGATAATTCCATATTTTGACTCCCTCTAGGACACGAGGGGCATTTGATGACAACACGAACTCAAGAAAGCTATTATATGCTTCTTGAGGATAACAATGCATCAAAATTTACTCGTACTAAATTGTACCGAGGTGCAACGAACACAAGGGGCATCACATTGAAGCCAAGTCAGGTCACTGCCTGTGTCTGGATCAAGAAAATACGGCTTTGGAGGGTAACCTACAAAAACTTGGACAAAATAAAACCTGCAAGAAATGCAAAAGCTCATCCCATTACAATCACGTAACCAATAACTTCTCCCCACGAATCAGTGATCTTGATTCCTATCCATACAACTCAACAAAACTCCCACTCATCAGCTGAaagaaactaaaaaaaaaaagatacccTTTTCTAACACTCACAAAACCAGAATCACGCCAAGACACCAGTGGTGTATCGGCATAACCATCTATTTGGGATTCGATCCCACGTTAAACAAAACCCGCcccattataataataataataaatataaaaaaaaaaaaccagaatCACGAAACAAGTTCTGGGCTAAAATCCatttaaaaattgagaaaaaaatcGCATACCCATTGGGATAAACATTCCCATAGAGTGGGAATACCACTGAAGATGTGCCAGCTTTACTGATTCTTGATGGGCAGCTTTCAGAAGGCCTCAATTTCCTCCATTTCTGCTGCTGCTGACCAGTACAACCCCCACATATCACACTCAACACCacaaataatatcataaagATGAACTTTTTCCccgtcatttttttttttactttctcaACCTTTTAATCTAGTGTGCCACTTTATCTACAAATTCAAAGCTTTTGGACAAATCCCAGGTTGTTTTTATATGGAACTTTGGTCCATTCCTCtacaataattgtttttttatttatttggccgAGAGTCATGGAATTTATTCTGTTTGCTCTGTTTCATGCATTCACTCATTCTTGACTTTTCTTGCTTCGGATCTTTGGGATAATTTTGATCTGAAATCAAGGGATACCTTCTCAATCTGTGTGATTCTTGCTTTGATCCCTTGCTTCCCTGATATTACAATGTCGCGTTTGATGGGATCTGAATATTACTATCACCAGGTCTTGTCATTTCAAAGGACCTGTTCCACGTTAGTctttatcaaaaataaaaataaaaaatgtcttAGCCCAAACAATGACTCAATCCTTGCTTGTAGATTTGATTCAAAGAGACAAATTgaccatattttttaaattatatttctaaattttatatttagaaaCTTCAGTTcatatcattaaattttgaaatttgcaatGTTTAACATTGAACATAAACTGACTCAAGgcaaaactgaaaaaaaaaaccataaataTTGCATTGCAGTAGTTAGTAGTACATAAGAGATTTTTCTACTTCGGTTGCATtagatttttgttttgttttgttttatattgtttttacaTGTCTAGTTTTCAAGGTTCGCCCAACTAATCTTTCAACGAAGACTCTCCAATATCTACATATCTCGGATCGAAAAAGCGGAACTGCCTAGCATAGTTGATTCATTAATTAGTTTAGATATATTTGCAATATTAGAAAGCTTAAAGCTCCCACTGCAAATCAAAATCTTGCAATTGTAATTTGCAAGATCAAATTTTAGGTTAAGTATAAGCAGAATCTTCTTTCATTTTGAATTTGACTCTACGGAACAAAAGAACAAATGCTTTACCATGCAAAATTAGGTTTCGAACTTTTAATAAAAAGCACTACTGCAGGACTGCACAAATATCTGTCTCAGTTGTGTGGAATGATTATTTGATTATTCCTCTGCAGTATTTAAATATTCTGATTTGTATAGGACTAGGAAATTTGTGctttactttttatattataataaactctaAAAGTTTGTTGTTTTGCATTTATATAACCGGaaattatcaataaatctccaacagtatatttttatatgatgtcaGTTCGTGTCATTCCCtcatttaaggaaaaaaaatcaatttttggcccacattttttttttcttgaatgcaaattaacacaaaatattttattaatatatgatatttgagtacaaaatatttcatatttgctactgatatatgatttttgagaactCAAATATGTAACAAGTGTTGTTATTAATGACTCGTGTCTTTTCTCGGAATAAAATcagtacaaaacattgaaaatgtgATACTAATATACGATATTtgtttattaaatgttttagaTCTGATACAAAAGATAAGATTTTGAAACATATATTAATACCGAATctgaaatatttcaaactcaaatatcatatattagcagcatattttcaatatttcgtATCATTTTTCATCTATAAAAAGATATGCGAGCCAAGGAaagcgattttttttttttgtgaatcaGAGAGTGCGTAAACTTTTTTATTTGACTGACaccgaaaaaatatattaatatttgtacTTAAAGGACTTAAAAACAAGTTGCcctttatataataaaatttgttgttttttgTGCTAGATTTTCTTGCTTTTCTTGAttatgttttcatttttttgttggaacttgaattaaaatgatattttttttgaattatctGTTTTGGATCTTTGATATTGTAATTAGAGTAGTTATCTTATGTAACGATTTTACTAATAAatatttgtgagacatatctatTTGATTCATACATGCTgagaaaagtaatatttttgacatacaaaataatatttttcactgaaATCATCATATATTACGCAATATATTTTGGACatgaaaaaatgtttttttagtcaaatcaacatatatacataatatttcttcataacataactaacaaaaaatataatatttttgctgtgaaaaataaattttggacATAAAAGATGTACTTTTCATTGGCAGATAAAATTAGATATCCATCTCACAAAGTTGTATCATAAAACTGTctaattaaacaaattataaGTTTCTACgataaatttcaataattttaatgaatcttatcaatattcatgattaagttacataaaaaaaagttaaatttttagtAGTAGAAAATTAATGTATTCATCAAAAGAACAAATGTCAAAAAAaggtttttttaataaaaaagttattatttattcttaaaacaaataaaatatgatgGTTAGGTTgttacatattttaaaattttaagttgttttgtTATCATctgttataatttttaatgaaatgaatATCTTAATCTCatgtatttaaatataaaaggcaaaaacttgtctgagacggtctcacgggtcgtattttgtgagacagatatcttatttaggtcatccgtgaaaaaatattactttttatgctaagagtattactttttattgtgaatatcggtagggttgatccgtctcacagataaaaattcgtgagaccgtttcacaagagacctactctaaataAAAAGTTCGACATTCTAATAAACGAAAGACCAAAATGTTAAATTCATTTTATGTAttggttcaaattttaaaattaacctaaaaaaaataagttaagCAAATGCAAGTCTAGCTCGCAAAACGGCATGGATTATTTTTAGctctttattatttttatttttttatatttattttttgtatataaaatgatagtctcgtattaaatatatattttcaaattatttattagtATGCTGGTAATTAATATAATACATATGCCGCGTGtatctaaattaaatatatgttgAAAGATATTGGTGTtgttaattatcaaatttttatatattgtctCATTTTTCAATGTCATTTTAGATAATAAAAAGtacacaaaaatattaattcatttatataataaattttaagtttttatgtcACTATTAGAGagattgatatttttaaaaatataatgaatttagctattcaataaaaagattaaaaaagccaaataaaaaatatattagtcTATGTACAtattgacaaaccgattataaTTAATTGTATAGCTACATAAAAAAGATGTGGAATAAATAGAGTACAACTATCGActtctaaattaaaaatatttgtattttaactcaatttctTTAAGAACTTGAATTTGATCcatctcaaaattttaattttgacataataaatactttttttttattacatttaaAAAGTCATATGGTACTAATATAATATCGTAATTTCAATCATTTCTTACTACATCACAGATATGGTGATACTAATACGACATTGACATTATTACTCTTTTGGCAATAATGATTAAATCTCTCAAAAAAGATACAAGACTGCAATTAAAATTCGACAATACGGCGGACGAAAATTGAAGAGAACTAAAAAAAAGCAATTTTTTCAatactttttatttaataaaaatatttttaggcaATTTCTTTAGAAACAACCGTATTTCCATTTATTTAGACAAAATTCTAAACATCACATATTTTagttatgtattttattttgtttttgaaacaatatttatctattcaaacagtaatagtttttttttaaataaaaataaaaagtttatatttatatttttttgtgaaaaactaAATGTTTTTTCCAATAAAGATGGAAATCCAATACTGGTAGACCAAACTCTCTCTATTACATCGATTCTACGAAGATTCTCAAGCTTGCTGCGTCCTTCCATCCAATCAATTCACGACACGTCACCCTTCCCCCTCAACGTGGCTCGGATTCATCAACCCTATAATAACGGCTTCTCCCCCttctccttcttcttcacatCAACTTTTCGGAGGGAGGAAGGTGCAATAATGGGCATGGAATCTAGAGCTCGGAGTGGTATTTTGGTGGTTTCTTTCGTGCTTCTAGCGTTGCTGAATATATCGCCCGCGGCGGCGGGAGGGGAAGGGGAAAAGGTGTTGACTTTGGACCGTTCCAATTTCACGGAGACGGTGTCCAAGCACGACTTCATCGTCGTCGAATTCTACGCTCCTTGGTAAGAACTATACGTGAATTGTGCGTATCTGTGTATTTGTTAGTCTATTGGATTGTGACCAGGTTTTGTTTTTCAGTATTCGTGAGTGATTTTTGGGTCTTTTCGAGCATGCCCAAGCTAAAATTTTGAGTTTGTGAGAGATGCTGTACTTTGGCCATACTTTGTGGATGAATGATTTGTCATAACAATTAGATTCAGTTAGTGTTATGGATTAGTTAGAGAAGTTAGATTTTGTGACTGAATTGTGCATAAGGTTTAATTTATAACGTGTAATTGATTCATTGCATAATATTACAGGAGCAGATTTTCATCTCCGTCTTTGCTCTTCagtttcatcatcttcatgctGCCACGGCAGCTTCATCAATCTGCATGTTAAACTAAACAGTTTGATGTTTCTTTTTTACTTTTGAGCTTGATCGATAATTTTGTCGCGTCTGTTGTGTTGATGCTAATGCGTAGATTGACATAAAATGTATCCAGCAAATGAACaagtagtatttttttttttgcattttataaaaattgctTTCTTTTGTGATTTTCGTCGGCTGTtcttattttcttgattgtaatCCTTTTCTCTTGATCGTGAATATGCTGAAGTATTTACGTGCACGATCGATCTTGTTTAAATTGCCAAGACTTCTTTTAATGTTATATCGATTTAATGAATGGTACTTTCTGTAAGGAGCTCAGGACCCatcttttcttttgttcttAATGAAAGTAAGAAATGTCTTTTCTAACtgctttgaaaaatatattcgaTGCTTTCATATACTTGCCTCGTACTTGTATAATGCACCTGACAGCAGCTATACATACCTATGTCATTTAGATTAGTGGTAAATCGTTTGTGTTCCATCGATTCTAATTTATTAAGTTCCCATTCTTTGTTATTGTGACAGGTGTGGTCACTGTAAGGCTCTTGCTCCCGAGGTAAACCATCTGTTGCAAGTTCTGGATTTctttattactatttttttatagaaagaAATCCTTTCAAGCAAGTCTTGTATTATCAGCTAACTCCGTAATTTTCTGTCAACTCTTTAGTATGAAAAAGCCGCATCTACCCTGAGCAACCACGAGCCTCCAATTGTTCTGTCAAAAGTAGATGCGAATGAAGAAGCAAATAGAGAACTAGCTACTGAATTTGAGATCCAGGGTTTTCCAACCATTAAAATCTTGAGAAATGGGGGAAAAAACATTCAGGAATATAACGGTCCTCGCGAGGCTGACGGTATTGTTGATTACTTGAAGAAGCAAGTTGGACCAGCTTCAGCTGAAATTAAATCTCAAGAAGATGCTAACAGTCTTATTGATGAGAAAAAGATTTTTGTTGTAAGCTACCTGTTTTTCTTTGTTTAAATATCTACCTTTTATCTTTCTCGTTGCTAACACATATAATAATCTACAAGGTTGGGGTGTTTCCGAAATTTTCTGGGGAGGAATTTGAGAATTTCATGACTTTAGCCGAGGAGTTACGTTCTGACTACGATATTGCTCATACCCTCGATGCTAAATTCCTTCCCCGGGGAGAACCAGTCGACAAGCCAACTCTTCGCTTACTTAAGCCTTTTGATGAACAGTTTGTTGATTTCCAGGTGTTTATTGAAAATGCTTTCCTTCTTATTTGCCCActgattttgagttttttttttatctgtatGTCCTGTTTATGGTTGTCTCATCCTGACAAACGTTTCTATCATGTTATAGGATTTCAAAGTTGATGCCATGGAGAAATTTATCGAAGAAGCATCCACACCAGTGGTGACTGTCTGGGATAATGATCAAAGCAATCATCCATATATTAACAAATTCTTTGGGAGTTCCAATGCCAAGGTAATCAAGCTTTCTATATTTATAAGAGCACTAAAACTTAAATACGCGCAATGTCTACCCCATAGTTATTTAGGGCGTAAGGCGCACTAAAGCGCAGCGCTAGGCTAACCTGGAGCTTGAGGCGGGATGCGCGAGATGAAGCACACGATTTATCGAAGTAAAGCGCATTtggcataaattttaaaattcaataattataaaatgatttatactataaatcaataatattaaataaattaaatattgttcACAAATATAAcaaacattataaataaaaatctacTAATATATAATGTAGCGTAAATCATAAACAGAAGAAAAACTTTAAACATCTAAAATTTATTAGTAATTCATCATTTCACagctttttaagaaaaaaacttCAATTATCTAAATCATGAAATTTCTTTTCATCCTCCTCAGCTATATCATATCATCTTCCAAAACCACGGTGAATCATGAGTGTAGAAGAaattaaagtaaaaatttacataGAGGACATCAAATTCTTTATCATCTTTCTCAACTATATTATCATCATAGGGGGAAGATCAcagtaaaattttgcatggaGGACTTCTGAACTTTCTCATAAAAAACTCTTATATAAATGAGTGACAACATGGCTCTTTTATCATTAAATAGCCACAAGCTTTGCTAATTGGACTTCAAAATTAGTTGGGTTCGAGTTAATTTTTATTCACTTACAAAATATCAGTCAACTTCTTTAAAGCGCACGCTTCTGCGCTTCTCAGATTCCTTGCGCCTAGGCAGAGGCACACACTTTAAGCGTGGTGAGCTTGGATGGGCATGTCGCCTAGGCACAACAAAGCGCACGCTTTTAATTACTACAGTCTACCCCTACTAATTTATGGGCAGAGAGCATTGCAGCTATTCTAAACATCATGGCTGCTGATTTAACTTGgtgttttaaattaatttttctatgttaaaaataaatcacatcAAGTGGAGTATTTGGTGGTGGCATTGTGGTTGTGGAAATACCCACATACAATTTCTTTACAAGTGGGATATTCTGGTGGCATTTctgatttgtatttttttaggTAAAAGAATTAAAGTTTGAGTTGGTTCAAAATGAAAACCTTTATTAGTGAAATTATAAAATGTTATTGTATGTTTTGCATTGGAAATACTTTACATTGGTGATTCTCTTGATGCGGGAAATCACTGAAGCTATTATAACTTTCAAtgcacatatttttatttttgcatcCTTTGGCTGTCATTCTACTTCTTTAAATTGTCTCGGGTGTTTTGTGCCATTCAGGACTGTCTTTTTATTTGTCATGGTTCATACTAACTTTTGGAATCAAAATGTTATCTAGAATACTGTTGACATTTTCATTCACCTTGACCACTTATAATTGTTCCAGTATTTATCTGTTTTTGCATGGTACAGGCCATGCTATTTGTGAACTTCAGCAAAGAGCAAGATTCTTTTGAGACCAAATATAAAGATGTAGCAATCCTGTATAAAGGGAAGGGTGTTAGTTTTCTGTTTGGCGATGTTGATGCTGGTCAAGGTGCCTTCCAGGTTCATTTTTCTGCATGAATTTCTCATGGTTTTCTTTTGAGTCGGCAAACTTGGTTTGACTCAATATACAACCATATTTTGGATCGCAGTACTTTGGACTCCAGGAGGAACAGGCTCCTCTGCTAATTATACAGAATGCTGGAGGACAGAAATATCTCAAAGCAAACATAGAGCCTAGTCAGATTGCATCATGGGTGAAAGATTACGTGGTACTTTTACACTTTTTTACCTAAGAATTATCAAATATACTGCACAGATTGAATTGATTTTTGGTGTTTTCCATCACCTAAATGTATTGTGATTATCATGGGATCCGATTaaatcttatcaaatttgaaGATTTTTGGTATTTCAAATGGTGACAGGATGGACTAGTGAAGCCATTCATAAGGTCAGAGCCTATCCCTGAAGTCAATAATGAACCTGTCAAGGTGGTCGTCACCGACAGCCTTCAAGACATGGTTTTGAACTCGGGAAAGAATGGTTAGGAAGTACatcctttttattttcattatatcTGATCATTTTTTCCTAACATTTATATATAGTCCCTGAAAAGTCAGAATTTGGCCGGAGTTTTGTTTTTGATGGGCAATGGAgtgtatttttctttttcctgatttttttaaattttagcagTTTTACAATTTCACTACCGTGCTTCTGATTTTGCAGTGCTGCTAGAGTTCTATGCACCGTGGTGTGGACATTGCAAAAAGTTGGCTCCGATCTTAGACGAAGTTGCAATATCATTTGAGAATGATTCTGATGTTGTAATTGCAAAATTGGTAATGATAATGATATAATTCTGTGGCAAGGCCTTTTATTAAAGTTCCATGTATCATCATTTGAAGTGAGTAAATTTAGTTCTGTTACATCACTCTTAAAGGCTAAAGCCCCTAATATATTTTCAGGATGCAACTGTGAATGATATCCCAAGTGACACCTTTGATGTACAAGGATACCCCACTCTCTATTTCCGTTCATCGAGTGGTAACTTATTACCATATGATGGCGAGAGGACAAAGGAAGACATCATAGAGTTTATTCAAAAGAACCGGGATGGTCATGCTGATTTGGTTTCTACCATATCTGAATCAGTGAATGGAGATTCTGTCAAGGATGAATTATGAAGAGGTAAATATCGATCTCTACTTGAAATTAGAGACTGAATTACTTTATATTCTTCATATTATAGAATCCCGTTTTATGGAACTTCTATCCGACTTTTTTGGTCTTCTTGATTCAGGGGTTCCCGCGGGATCGCTGTTCTGAAGTGTTCCGGATTTGATTTCTGTTTGGaggcttcttctttttttttttttttccttcctgtttaacttttgttttatttgctGCATGTGAAATAAAATGGGTTTCTCTCTACCCACTACTGTCTTGTAGGATCAGATTATGGTTTACTGCAGTTAGATGTCTTATGCTTCAaatgtttctttaattttgttCAAGAAATGGAACTGTAGAACTACAAGAGTGGTATTAGTTTATATTGTCGCAATTTTATTCATATTACTCCAATGGGAGCCAGAGGTAATCAACTAGGGTGCAAGTGCAATGCCGCAATTTGACGATTGTCTCCAATGTACAGTCATGAGTTTTTCCATCATACTTATGTTC comes from Primulina huaijiensis isolate GDHJ02 chromosome 5, ASM1229523v2, whole genome shotgun sequence and encodes:
- the LOC140976299 gene encoding protein disulfide-isomerase-like codes for the protein MGMESRARSGILVVSFVLLALLNISPAAAGGEGEKVLTLDRSNFTETVSKHDFIVVEFYAPWCGHCKALAPEYEKAASTLSNHEPPIVLSKVDANEEANRELATEFEIQGFPTIKILRNGGKNIQEYNGPREADGIVDYLKKQVGPASAEIKSQEDANSLIDEKKIFVVGVFPKFSGEEFENFMTLAEELRSDYDIAHTLDAKFLPRGEPVDKPTLRLLKPFDEQFVDFQDFKVDAMEKFIEEASTPVVTVWDNDQSNHPYINKFFGSSNAKAMLFVNFSKEQDSFETKYKDVAILYKGKGVSFLFGDVDAGQGAFQYFGLQEEQAPLLIIQNAGGQKYLKANIEPSQIASWVKDYVDGLVKPFIRSEPIPEVNNEPVKVVVTDSLQDMVLNSGKNVLLEFYAPWCGHCKKLAPILDEVAISFENDSDVVIAKLDATVNDIPSDTFDVQGYPTLYFRSSSGNLLPYDGERTKEDIIEFIQKNRDGHADLVSTISESVNGDSVKDEL
- the LOC140976538 gene encoding aspartic proteinase Asp1-like, with amino-acid sequence MTGKKFIFMILFVVLSVICGGCTGQQQQKWRKLRPSESCPSRISKAGTSSVVFPLYGNVYPNGFYFVQVFVGYPPKPYFLDPDTGSDLTWLQCDAPCVRCTSGFHPLYRPSNDLVICKDPLCASLHSSDYKCDTPEQCDYEVEYADGGSSLGVLVNDFFTLNLTSGTQMSPRLTLGCGYDQLSGSSDHPLDGVLGLGRGKSSVLSQLRDQGVVKNVVGHCLSGKGGFLFFGEDAYDYSRVTWTPMSLDHTKYYSAGLAELLFGGKSTGFKNLNVIFDSGSSYTYFDSQIYHTLLSLIKKEITKNSLKEATDDRTLPFCWKGKKPFKTTREVRSYFKNLTFSFANGWRSKAQFEINPESYLIISSKGNACLGILNGTDVGLNNFNMIGDISMQDKVLIYDNEKQKIGWTPANCDRHPKSNSETRIPLSAHDVDSF